A genomic window from Halogeometricum borinquense DSM 11551 includes:
- a CDS encoding glycosyltransferase family 4 protein: MKILQVTPRYPPQSGGVETHVREISERLVERGHDVTVLTADAGDGGFRAERRNGVHVRRFRSIAPGGAMHVCPQLAAAVRRTDADVVHAHNYHSFPLFFAALGIGDRRFVVTPHYHGGSADSTRDKLLSAYRPVGRWAVRRADAVVAVSKWERKQLATDFDVDATVIPNGLDVDRFTSADTGERDRPYILTVGRLEEYKGVQHAIRALSELPEYDLLVAGSGPYHDELERTARQEDVEDRVEFLGYVDGEELPGLYAGADAYVTLSKFEAYGMTVAEALAAGTPCVVREAGALVDWVSRENCVGVSALRPSVVQKAIREATAGETRTQRLPTWDAVVEDLLSYYTKQTVKTD; this comes from the coding sequence ATGAAGATACTGCAGGTGACGCCACGGTATCCGCCGCAGTCGGGCGGTGTCGAAACGCACGTTCGAGAGATTTCGGAACGACTCGTCGAACGCGGCCACGATGTGACCGTCTTGACCGCCGATGCGGGCGACGGTGGCTTTCGAGCGGAGCGACGGAACGGCGTTCACGTGCGCCGATTCCGGAGCATCGCACCCGGCGGTGCGATGCATGTCTGCCCGCAACTCGCCGCCGCAGTCCGCCGGACTGATGCCGATGTCGTTCACGCCCACAACTACCACTCGTTTCCGTTGTTTTTCGCTGCCCTCGGAATCGGTGACCGTCGGTTCGTTGTAACACCCCACTATCACGGCGGCAGTGCGGATTCAACACGCGACAAACTCCTCTCTGCATACCGTCCAGTCGGTCGGTGGGCCGTCCGCCGGGCGGACGCCGTCGTCGCCGTGAGCAAATGGGAACGCAAGCAGTTGGCGACCGACTTTGATGTGGATGCGACGGTGATTCCGAACGGCCTCGATGTGGATCGCTTCACATCTGCAGACACCGGCGAACGCGACCGACCGTACATTCTCACGGTTGGCCGACTAGAGGAGTACAAAGGCGTCCAGCACGCGATTCGTGCGCTCTCGGAGCTTCCAGAGTACGACCTTCTCGTGGCCGGGAGCGGTCCGTACCACGACGAACTGGAGCGAACCGCGCGGCAGGAAGATGTTGAAGACCGCGTGGAGTTTCTGGGCTACGTGGATGGCGAGGAGTTACCCGGTCTGTACGCGGGTGCGGACGCGTACGTGACACTGAGTAAGTTCGAGGCGTACGGGATGACGGTTGCCGAGGCGTTAGCCGCTGGGACGCCCTGCGTAGTTCGAGAGGCGGGCGCGTTGGTAGACTGGGTGTCGAGAGAGAACTGCGTCGGTGTCAGCGCCCTCCGTCCGTCTGTTGTCCAGAAAGCTATTCGGGAGGCGACAGCAGGTGAAACAAGAACTCAACGACTGCCCACGTGGGATGCAGTTGTCGAAGACCTGCTTTCATATTACACAAAACAAACAGTCAAGACCGACTAA
- a CDS encoding glycosyltransferase, with protein MRTYVRRFFGAISGLVALTGLPYLLYLALYAVWKPDGSPANKQRAEPTVSIVLPTYNEERIIENKLRDIVSLDYPMEKVELVVVDSSDDETREIIRNFFADREAPTLNLIEEDERRGLAPALNDAYAAAENEMVVKTDCDSKVAADALREAAANLADPDVGAVTGRNVDVLGGSEVEEGYRGIQAKIQTLESHLDSTLIFHGPFSAFENDDIVSIDPDSIADDTELALLIRRNGKRVVFDPDVRYKEASHSEFSKRRTQKDRRAMGLLRLLFQHRDALGRHGLYGGIVLPFNWWFMVVSPWLLAGAVSLATLFGLLVAGPFGLAVPASLGLFTLLGSRDLLGPLQPFYAVFDTQVSLFFAAVKLLRGEGSAIWEVDEELRDVYE; from the coding sequence ATGCGAACGTACGTCCGCCGATTTTTCGGCGCAATTTCGGGACTCGTTGCACTGACGGGACTCCCGTATCTGCTGTATCTCGCGCTGTACGCCGTCTGGAAGCCGGACGGATCGCCCGCGAACAAACAGCGAGCGGAACCGACTGTGAGTATCGTTCTCCCGACGTACAACGAAGAGCGTATCATCGAGAATAAACTCAGAGACATCGTCTCGCTCGATTATCCGATGGAGAAGGTCGAACTCGTCGTCGTGGATTCCTCGGACGACGAGACGAGAGAGATCATCCGGAACTTCTTCGCGGACCGAGAAGCCCCGACGCTGAATCTCATCGAAGAGGACGAGCGTCGCGGCCTGGCACCCGCACTCAACGACGCCTACGCGGCCGCCGAAAACGAGATGGTCGTCAAAACCGACTGCGACTCGAAAGTCGCCGCTGACGCCCTCCGTGAAGCCGCCGCGAACCTCGCCGACCCTGACGTTGGTGCGGTGACGGGTCGGAACGTGGACGTTCTCGGCGGGAGCGAAGTCGAGGAAGGCTACCGCGGCATCCAAGCGAAGATTCAGACGCTTGAGTCGCACCTCGATTCAACGCTTATCTTCCACGGCCCGTTCTCCGCGTTCGAAAACGACGACATCGTCTCTATCGATCCCGACTCCATCGCCGACGACACCGAACTTGCCCTCTTGATTCGACGGAACGGCAAGCGCGTCGTATTCGATCCCGACGTACGGTACAAAGAGGCGTCTCACTCCGAGTTCAGCAAGCGCCGGACGCAGAAGGACCGCCGCGCGATGGGACTGCTCAGACTCCTATTCCAACACCGCGACGCCCTCGGTCGCCACGGTCTGTACGGTGGCATCGTCCTCCCGTTCAACTGGTGGTTCATGGTCGTCTCCCCGTGGCTGTTGGCAGGGGCGGTGTCGCTGGCGACGCTGTTTGGCCTCCTCGTTGCCGGCCCGTTCGGCCTCGCGGTGCCCGCATCACTCGGTCTGTTTACCCTCCTCGGATCGCGTGACCTGTTGGGCCCGCTCCAACCGTTCTATGCAGTGTTCGACACGCAGGTGTCGCTGTTCTTTGCCGCCGTGAAACTGCTTCGCGGCGAGGGGTCGGCTATCTGGGAAGTCGATGAGGAACTGCGAGACGTGTACGAGTGA
- the aglJ gene encoding S-layer glycoprotein N-glycosyltransferase AglJ — MDYDDVCILIPTYNEAETIGGVVSDYHSEGFENILVIDGGSDDETVDIAEDRGARVVMQSGSGKGQAIREAVEYHIEAPYVLMLDGDATYCAKDADTMLEPLDEGYEHVIGDRFADMHDGAMTRFNQLGNRIVNRAFATIHGHDFEDILSGYRAFTRDSFGRMTLTADGFGIETEMSVECVKRNIETTVVPITYRPRPSGSDTNLRPIRDGGIIFLELYRRAKTNNPLFYFGSVGGLSTAIGIGIALYVAIEWVTVNTSHEVLAVVAAAAILFGVQLLMFGVLSDLILSLHRDTLRKIDEETGTNADQTPDSGSNSNSGSTRPRGVRQDGGDEAETTDRSASNPDD; from the coding sequence ATGGACTACGACGACGTCTGTATTCTCATCCCGACGTACAACGAGGCCGAAACTATCGGCGGCGTCGTCAGCGACTACCACAGCGAGGGGTTCGAGAACATCCTCGTCATCGATGGGGGGTCCGATGACGAAACCGTAGACATCGCCGAAGACCGCGGCGCGCGCGTCGTCATGCAATCCGGGTCGGGGAAAGGCCAAGCGATCCGCGAGGCCGTCGAATATCATATCGAGGCACCGTACGTTCTGATGCTCGACGGTGACGCGACGTACTGCGCGAAAGACGCAGACACGATGCTCGAACCACTAGATGAGGGGTACGAACACGTCATCGGCGACCGATTCGCGGATATGCACGACGGTGCGATGACGCGGTTCAACCAACTCGGAAACCGCATCGTCAATCGCGCGTTCGCAACCATCCACGGCCACGACTTCGAGGATATTCTCTCGGGCTACCGAGCGTTCACCCGCGATTCGTTCGGACGGATGACGCTGACGGCTGACGGATTCGGCATCGAGACGGAGATGTCCGTCGAGTGCGTGAAACGCAACATCGAGACGACGGTGGTTCCGATCACCTATCGCCCGCGGCCCTCCGGATCGGACACGAACCTGCGTCCCATCCGCGACGGTGGGATCATCTTCTTGGAACTGTACCGACGGGCGAAGACGAACAATCCCCTGTTTTACTTCGGGAGCGTGGGCGGTCTCTCGACGGCCATCGGGATCGGGATCGCCCTCTACGTCGCCATCGAGTGGGTAACCGTAAACACCTCCCACGAGGTTCTCGCGGTCGTCGCGGCGGCCGCCATCCTCTTCGGCGTCCAACTGCTGATGTTTGGCGTACTTTCGGATCTCATCCTCTCGTTACACCGTGACACGCTCAGAAAGATCGACGAGGAGACCGGGACGAACGCAGACCAGACACCGGACTCCGGATCGAACTCGAACAGCGGTTCGACGCGCCCCCGCGGAGTCCGTCAGGATGGCGGTGACGAGGCCGAGACGACCGACCGGTCGGCGTCGAACCCGGACGATTAG
- a CDS encoding DUF5789 family protein, protein MAARPPPQDGDEPDTLEFGIAALAKELSEADITYPVTDDELVRALDDVAVPYNAAGGTVRLSEALESVPQSQYTSKAELLDHLHPVFEEYRRSASNNILGQLRALLPF, encoded by the coding sequence ATGGCCGCACGACCACCACCGCAGGACGGGGACGAACCGGACACGCTCGAATTTGGTATCGCTGCACTCGCCAAGGAGTTGTCGGAGGCGGATATCACGTACCCAGTGACCGACGACGAACTCGTCCGCGCGCTCGACGACGTCGCCGTCCCCTACAACGCCGCCGGCGGGACCGTTCGTCTCAGCGAAGCGCTGGAATCAGTTCCGCAGTCTCAGTACACCAGCAAGGCGGAACTGCTCGACCATCTCCACCCAGTGTTCGAGGAGTACCGGCGCTCGGCGTCGAACAACATCCTCGGCCAACTTCGCGCGCTCCTTCCGTTCTAA
- a CDS encoding ribbon-helix-helix domain-containing protein, translating to MTDYTTVSIPKDLAERVETTIEGTSFSSTSDLVRFLLRSIVIQHQREGKLTEAQFEDIAEQLADLGYLDR from the coding sequence ATGACCGACTATACGACCGTGTCGATCCCGAAGGACCTCGCCGAGCGCGTCGAAACCACCATCGAGGGGACGAGTTTTTCCAGTACGTCGGACCTCGTTCGCTTCCTGCTCCGGAGTATCGTTATCCAACACCAACGGGAGGGGAAACTCACGGAGGCGCAGTTCGAAGATATCGCCGAGCAACTTGCGGATCTCGGCTACCTCGACCGCTGA
- a CDS encoding MBL fold metallo-hydrolase, whose protein sequence is MPMKGSGTAEYRTIDRWDGGVGWLAYPDEEMQRASHALVGDDGGVWLFDPVDAPNLDELLAEYGDVSGIVVGLDRHKRDAAKLATRHDVPVYVADWMTGVADELDAPVERFSRRLADSGFEAFTILDSSIPPWQEVGFYHESSGTLLVPETVGTASYFCAPGERLGVHPMLRPFPPRRALRRFDPDRVLVGHGAGVMGNAAGAFQDALDNARTNIPGAYRKAFQKMLS, encoded by the coding sequence ATGCCAATGAAGGGGAGCGGGACGGCCGAGTATCGAACGATTGATCGGTGGGACGGCGGCGTCGGATGGCTTGCGTATCCCGACGAGGAGATGCAGCGCGCCAGTCACGCTCTTGTCGGCGACGACGGCGGCGTCTGGCTGTTCGATCCCGTGGACGCACCAAATCTCGACGAGTTGCTCGCGGAGTACGGCGACGTGTCGGGCATCGTCGTCGGGCTCGACCGACACAAACGCGACGCGGCCAAACTGGCGACGCGGCACGACGTTCCGGTGTACGTTGCCGACTGGATGACCGGCGTCGCAGACGAGTTAGACGCCCCCGTCGAGCGATTTAGCCGTCGTCTCGCAGACTCCGGGTTCGAGGCGTTCACGATCCTCGACAGTTCGATTCCGCCGTGGCAGGAAGTCGGGTTCTATCACGAGTCGTCGGGGACGCTTCTCGTTCCAGAAACAGTCGGTACGGCGTCGTACTTCTGTGCGCCCGGTGAGCGCCTCGGCGTCCACCCGATGCTCCGACCGTTCCCGCCGCGCCGCGCCCTGAGACGGTTCGATCCGGACCGAGTTCTCGTCGGTCACGGGGCTGGCGTGATGGGCAACGCCGCGGGGGCGTTTCAGGATGCGCTGGACAATGCGCGAACGAACATCCCCGGAGCGTACCGCAAGGCGTTCCAGAAGATGCTATCGTAG